Within the Deinococcus peraridilitoris DSM 19664 genome, the region GATGTAGCGCGCCCTTGTGCCTGACACGCCCAGCCAGATCTGCAAGTCATGCGCGATGAACTCCGGCCCGTTGTCGCTCCGCAGGTACACTGGCACGCCCCGCAGCGTCATCACCCGCTCCAATACTTCCTGGACATCCTTGGACGTGAACGACAGCCCCACCTCCAAGGCCAGACACTCCCTGGTGAACTGATCCACCAGGGTCAGGAACTTCAGCTTCTCCCCACCGCTGACCTCGTCGAATACAAAGTCGTACGACCACACGTGATTCGGGTACTCCGCCCGCTCTGGGACACTGTTGCCCGTTCTGAGCCTCTTGCGTTTCGGTGTTGGCTTTCGTACCAGCTGCTCGGGTTTCCAGATCCGGTGCACCCGTTTGCGGTTGACGTACCAGTGTTCTTTGAGCAGCACCACATGAATCCGCCGGTACCCGTAGGTCGGGTATTGCTCCGCGAGTGCGCGTATTCGTGCCGTCAGTGCCGCCGTGCTCGGTGATCTCGGCTTGTTCTGGTACCTCAAGCTGGAACGGTGCATCCCGAGCAACTGCGCTGCCCTGCGCTGCGATACGCCCTGCTGCATCAGCAACTCACCCGCCTGGCGTTGCTCCTGAGGCTTCAGAACTTTTTTCGGACCACTTCCTTCATGGCGCTGTTCTCCAGCGTCAGTTGCCCCACCAACCTCAGCAGCCGAGCGTTCTCCGCTTCCAGCTGCTTCAATCTCTTGAGGTCTTGCACGTCACTGCCCGCGTACCTGTTGCGCAATTTGTAGAAGGTCGCGTCGCTGATGCCGTACTCCCGGCACAGCGCCTCCACCGTCTTCTCGCCCTTCTCGGCTTCGCGTAACAACTGTATGGTCTGCTCATCGGTCAACTTGCTCTTCGGCATGGATCCATCCTCGTCTTTCTGAGGCCGTATCCTCTCCATTCAGCTGGACCACTTCTCAGGGGGCAGACTACTGAAGGCGATCCACCACCACCTGTTTCAGGACGTGTACGCTTTTTCGGGGAAGTTGCGGGGTGAACTGACCACGATTGATGGCGAGTCGTTTACGCTGCATGGCTACCTGCACAAGGGTGATACGACCTTCGCGCATACCGCGCAGATCGAGCCGTACCTGAACAGCGTCTTTCAGCAGCTCGCGCAGGAAAACCACCTGCGTGCCACCACCAGGGATGAGTTCACGCGGAAAGCAGCGGACCTGCTGGCGGACATGAACGCGGCCCATCCTTTCCGAGAGGGGAACGGTAGAACGCAGCGGGCGTTTATTACGCAGCTCGCGGAGCACGCCGGGCATACCGTGGATTTCTCTGTCATCTCGCAGGAGCGCATGATCCAGGTGAGCATCGCCGCAATGAGCGGGGATAACGAACCGATGCGGCGCATGACGCTGGAAGTCACCAGCCCGGATAAGGTGCGGATGCTGCAGAGCGCCATTCGGAGCCTGGAGCACGCACAGGTCAACTGGAACGAGATGTACGTCGCCACGGCGAGTCGCGGACGGCAGTATAGCGGCCATGTCACGCTGAAAAGTGCGGAGACGGTGCTCGTCGAGGATTCGGGCCGGGTAATCGTGGCACGCACGAGGGATGCCGGGAACGTACTGCAGGGGCAGCACGTGACGTTCACTGCAGGCGGCGGTCTGTCACGCGGCATGGAGATGTAGGGCTATCACGAACTCAGCGCTCATCACGAACACGTCCTGGTGCCGGGCGAACTGCCAGAAGCTCATCTCCGCGTGGTCCTCCCTCAAGCGAGCGGGAACCGTGAGGTCGTAGACGGGCACTCGCTCTCCCTCCCTGACGAACAGCACCTGCGTCACCGGCACGACGAGTACTCCCTGCCCCACCGGGAGTCCTGGACCGCTGTGCTGTGCTACGCGACCACCCTGGGTACGTTCTCCCCGACGCTCGCGATGACGCAGCGCACCTCACCTGGCGCACGGTTGGTGAGGTTAAAGGCGTCGAACAACGCCGCGCGACCACGCAAATCCTCGATGTGAGCCAGAAGGCGCGCCGGGCTTTTTCTGGCTGGCCGACATCATGACTTTCCTGTGCCGGAACTGGCGGGCGGTCTGGCGTGCCGCGCGCTCAGCAGTAGGGCGGGGAAGACCTGACAGGGACGGTCCGGACGCCCATACGGCGCTCTCGGTGGCGTTTCACGGCCGCTGCCCTGACGTTGGGCCTGATGGACAAGAAGCCGTTTCGGAACGAAAGGACTTT harbors:
- a CDS encoding Fic/DOC family protein encodes the protein MHHHLFQDVYAFSGKLRGELTTIDGESFTLHGYLHKGDTTFAHTAQIEPYLNSVFQQLAQENHLRATTRDEFTRKAADLLADMNAAHPFREGNGRTQRAFITQLAEHAGHTVDFSVISQERMIQVSIAAMSGDNEPMRRMTLEVTSPDKVRMLQSAIRSLEHAQVNWNEMYVATASRGRQYSGHVTLKSAETVLVEDSGRVIVARTRDAGNVLQGQHVTFTAGGGLSRGMEM
- a CDS encoding IS3 family transposase encodes the protein MQQGVSQRRAAQLLGMHRSSLRYQNKPRSPSTAALTARIRALAEQYPTYGYRRIHVVLLKEHWYVNRKRVHRIWKPEQLVRKPTPKRKRLRTGNSVPERAEYPNHVWSYDFVFDEVSGGEKLKFLTLVDQFTRECLALEVGLSFTSKDVQEVLERVMTLRGVPVYLRSDNGPEFIAHDLQIWLGVSGTRARYIEPGKPWQNGFSESFHARFREECLNREVFGSLLEAKVVSRAFQRFYNEERPHSALRYLAPLEFRRCWEAQQAELKVVA
- a CDS encoding transposase produces the protein MPKSKLTDEQTIQLLREAEKGEKTVEALCREYGISDATFYKLRNRYAGSDVQDLKRLKQLEAENARLLRLVGQLTLENSAMKEVVRKKF